In the genome of Thiomicrospira aerophila AL3, one region contains:
- a CDS encoding YfaZ family outer membrane protein, producing the protein MKKIFQVLATSALVSASIPFAVQANEMGVNAQIANDSAKFGVFSSDVWMQETYRFDLGYQYNKDKDYVIDTSLAYIGKGVLDPNLDLGVKGKFAYAKAKDIDKVGTGILLGVHAAYWLPTATPTNVTVEYLVAPEVLAFTDAENLNELSVRANIRLLRNLQGFVGYRRFEVEYKEAKVKFDDGAHIGFELAF; encoded by the coding sequence ATGAAAAAGATTTTTCAGGTCTTAGCAACCTCTGCTTTAGTCAGTGCCAGCATTCCGTTTGCCGTGCAAGCTAATGAGATGGGGGTCAATGCTCAAATTGCAAATGACTCGGCTAAATTTGGTGTTTTTAGCAGTGATGTATGGATGCAAGAAACCTATCGATTCGACCTAGGCTATCAATACAACAAGGACAAGGATTATGTTATTGATACCTCACTAGCCTATATTGGTAAAGGTGTATTAGACCCGAATTTGGATTTAGGCGTGAAGGGTAAGTTTGCTTATGCCAAGGCAAAGGATATCGATAAAGTAGGCACGGGGATTTTATTGGGCGTTCATGCCGCTTATTGGTTGCCAACTGCCACACCGACGAATGTGACGGTTGAATACTTGGTCGCTCCCGAAGTCCTAGCTTTTACGGATGCTGAAAATTTGAATGAGCTGTCTGTTCGCGCCAATATTCGTTTGCTCCGTAATCTACAAGGCTTTGTTGGCTATCGCCGATTTGAAGTAGAGTATAAAGAAGCGAAAGTCAAGTTTGATGATGGCGCGCACATCGGTTTTGAATTGGCATTTTAA
- a CDS encoding NAD(P)/FAD-dependent oxidoreductase — protein sequence MSSLSVLSGLNRRKFLLSGAAAMAAVAGLGAIPARAANTRANIVITGAGAAGISLANRLTKALPNANITIVDRRETHYYWPGLTLVATGAWQKSKVLERNARFIPAKVNWIKEMAEVYEPDNKRVITDTGRVVDYDYLIVATGVEYHYDAIEGMDVNAIGQNGLASVYNSPDAAAQTWDAIRKYSVEGGNGIFTLPSTPIRCAGAPLKMTLLTLDRLRQNGGMDKAQMNFYSATNNVFGLPWFNQFVLDRYEEAGMDVKFRTELTAVDIGARKATFTQEDGSQFTTDYDLLHVVPPMRAPRSVRESNLAWTEGNMAAGGWLAVDRDTLQHNTYPEVFGCGDVNGTPRGKTAATVKMSVPIVVQNLISVIAGEEPVAKFDGYTSCPLLTRFGAAMLIEFDYAGNLTPTYSFIDPKQESWFAWIMKDQMLKPTYLQMLKGNV from the coding sequence ATGTCTTCTCTATCGGTTCTTAGCGGACTTAATCGCCGCAAATTCCTGTTAAGCGGTGCGGCAGCTATGGCGGCTGTGGCTGGCTTGGGGGCTATTCCAGCGCGTGCAGCGAATACGCGCGCCAATATTGTCATTACCGGCGCGGGTGCGGCGGGGATTAGTTTGGCGAATCGTCTGACCAAAGCCTTACCTAATGCGAATATCACTATTGTTGATCGTCGTGAAACTCATTACTATTGGCCTGGCCTGACATTAGTAGCGACCGGCGCGTGGCAAAAAAGTAAAGTGCTTGAGCGTAATGCCAGATTTATACCCGCTAAGGTCAATTGGATCAAGGAAATGGCGGAAGTTTATGAGCCGGATAACAAACGTGTGATTACCGACACGGGTCGTGTAGTGGATTATGACTATTTGATCGTCGCAACCGGTGTTGAATATCATTATGACGCGATTGAAGGCATGGATGTTAATGCGATTGGTCAAAATGGCTTGGCGAGTGTTTACAATAGCCCGGATGCGGCAGCCCAAACCTGGGATGCGATTCGTAAGTATAGTGTAGAAGGCGGTAATGGCATTTTTACCCTACCAAGTACGCCGATTCGCTGTGCTGGGGCACCATTAAAAATGACGTTATTGACCTTAGATCGTTTGCGTCAGAATGGTGGTATGGATAAGGCGCAAATGAACTTTTATTCCGCGACAAACAATGTGTTTGGTTTGCCTTGGTTTAACCAGTTTGTGCTTGATCGTTATGAAGAAGCTGGTATGGATGTTAAATTCCGCACGGAGCTAACTGCAGTGGATATTGGTGCGCGTAAAGCGACCTTTACACAAGAAGATGGCAGTCAGTTCACCACAGATTATGATTTACTCCATGTGGTACCGCCTATGCGCGCTCCGCGTTCTGTGAGAGAGTCTAATCTTGCTTGGACTGAAGGGAATATGGCCGCCGGTGGTTGGTTAGCCGTTGATCGTGATACTTTACAACATAACACCTATCCTGAAGTATTTGGTTGCGGGGATGTCAATGGTACACCGCGTGGCAAAACGGCTGCAACGGTTAAGATGTCGGTTCCAATTGTGGTGCAAAACCTGATTTCAGTCATTGCGGGTGAGGAACCTGTTGCCAAATTTGATGGCTATACCTCATGCCCATTGTTAACGCGTTTTGGCGCGGCCATGTTAATTGAATTTGATTATGCCGGTAACTTAACACCGACCTATTCGTTTATTGATCCGAAACAAGAGTCGTGGTTTGCATGGATTATGAAAGATCAAATGCTTAAGCCCACTTATTTGCAAATGTTAAAAGGGAATGTGTAA
- the kdsB gene encoding 3-deoxy-manno-octulosonate cytidylyltransferase: MQTVVFIPARYGSSRLPGKPLKLIAGKPMIQHVYERIAKAEGLAGVYVATDDERIASVVRDFGGDVVMTPLEAASGTDRIAAAAAALNLPDDCLIVNVQGDQPLVHHESIESVIAPFKSADYDGSFAMSTLSFKIINEAEITSPKDVKLVTDIHGFALYFSRATIPHGRDYWDHDSYKHLGVYAYTKSFVDQYARWPLGRLEDIEKLEQLRVLEQGHKIKVVESRYDSPEVDVPGDLEIMEALLLSGH, encoded by the coding sequence ATGCAAACGGTCGTTTTTATTCCCGCGCGTTACGGCAGCTCACGACTGCCGGGCAAACCGTTAAAACTGATTGCCGGCAAACCGATGATTCAGCATGTTTATGAGCGGATTGCTAAAGCAGAGGGCTTAGCCGGTGTCTATGTAGCAACCGATGATGAACGCATTGCAAGCGTGGTGCGTGACTTTGGCGGTGATGTGGTGATGACACCGTTAGAAGCGGCATCAGGCACTGACCGTATTGCGGCCGCCGCAGCGGCATTGAATTTGCCCGATGATTGTTTGATCGTCAATGTACAGGGTGATCAGCCGTTAGTGCATCACGAGTCGATTGAGTCGGTGATTGCGCCGTTTAAATCAGCCGATTATGATGGCTCATTTGCGATGAGCACTCTCTCATTCAAAATCATCAACGAAGCCGAAATCACCAGCCCTAAAGATGTCAAACTGGTCACCGACATTCATGGCTTTGCGCTGTACTTTTCACGTGCAACCATCCCGCATGGCCGTGATTATTGGGATCACGACTCCTACAAGCATCTTGGCGTCTATGCTTACACCAAGTCTTTTGTCGATCAATATGCGCGCTGGCCACTGGGTCGTTTAGAGGATATTGAAAAGTTAGAGCAATTGCGCGTATTGGAGCAGGGGCATAAAATCAAGGTGGTTGAAAGTCGCTACGATTCCCCCGAGGTTGATGTGCCGGGTGATCTAGAGATCATGGAAGCCTTGTTGTTATCGGGTCATTAG
- the mnmC gene encoding FAD-dependent 5-carboxymethylaminomethyl-2-thiouridine(34) oxidoreductase MnmC, whose protein sequence is MMADKAKPKPMLPWFAPPAPRAWPTTPHLLVIGAGLAGSAVAQVMAQAGWLVTVVDQAEQPAQAASGNLAGLVHPLLTADWNIRSQFYWQGLQATWRWVADWVEQGQVIGDLSGLRQALLSDEDLQISTKWLTQLDIPREWVRVEAASSANQPAGLVYRQAGWLSPPSLVQRALDHPSIRFQGGLEVEALVWHASSQQWHIRSGATTLNADAVVIATGALSRLNQAWQLPIRPLKGQVSYMNQQDCPYPLTGAMAHQGYTTPPVNGYWVTGATFEAPDVSQTTSLASHQSNAEKLAAVIPDWGLPAASLWQGRVGFRPTTADHLPIIGALPDADWVEKAYLSQPHNKALFQYPAQRYHPALWVSQGHGARGLMSVWWAAERIRDQILGVSSAAADAESEMNRLDAAVHPGRFRLRPWRKGQLSGHTLC, encoded by the coding sequence ATGATGGCTGATAAGGCTAAACCGAAACCCATGTTGCCCTGGTTTGCGCCGCCTGCACCGCGAGCTTGGCCAACTACACCGCACTTGTTGGTGATTGGAGCGGGTTTAGCCGGCAGTGCGGTGGCACAGGTGATGGCCCAAGCAGGCTGGCTGGTAACAGTGGTGGATCAAGCCGAACAACCCGCGCAAGCGGCATCGGGTAATTTAGCTGGTCTGGTGCATCCATTACTCACCGCTGATTGGAATATTCGCAGTCAGTTTTATTGGCAAGGTTTGCAAGCAACCTGGCGCTGGGTAGCCGACTGGGTGGAGCAAGGTCAGGTTATCGGTGATTTATCAGGTTTGCGCCAAGCCTTGCTTAGCGATGAGGATCTACAGATAAGCACCAAATGGCTAACACAACTGGATATACCCAGGGAGTGGGTTAGGGTGGAGGCGGCATCGAGTGCTAACCAACCAGCAGGCCTGGTGTATCGACAAGCGGGTTGGTTGAGTCCACCGTCATTAGTGCAGCGTGCGTTGGATCATCCTTCGATTCGGTTTCAAGGTGGGTTAGAGGTAGAGGCATTGGTCTGGCATGCCTCTTCGCAACAATGGCATATTCGTAGTGGCGCTACGACTTTAAATGCCGATGCAGTGGTCATTGCCACGGGCGCCTTGTCGCGGCTTAACCAGGCCTGGCAACTGCCTATCCGACCGCTTAAAGGTCAAGTAAGTTATATGAATCAACAGGATTGTCCTTATCCCTTAACCGGTGCCATGGCGCATCAAGGTTATACTACCCCGCCAGTAAACGGCTATTGGGTGACGGGGGCGACTTTTGAAGCACCGGATGTGTCGCAAACGACCTCCTTGGCCTCGCATCAAAGCAATGCCGAGAAACTGGCGGCGGTGATACCTGACTGGGGTCTGCCAGCGGCTAGCTTGTGGCAAGGTCGCGTGGGTTTTCGGCCTACTACAGCAGATCATTTACCGATTATTGGTGCCTTACCTGATGCGGATTGGGTTGAGAAAGCCTATTTATCTCAACCGCATAATAAAGCCTTATTCCAATATCCGGCGCAACGCTATCATCCAGCTTTGTGGGTATCGCAAGGGCATGGTGCAAGGGGATTAATGTCAGTGTGGTGGGCGGCCGAGCGTATTCGTGATCAAATACTGGGTGTTTCGTCTGCAGCTGCTGATGCGGAGTCTGAGATGAATAGGTTGGATGCAGCGGTGCATCCGGGGCGTTTTAGGTTGCGTCCTTGGCGCAAAGGTCAACTATCAGGACACACACTATGCTGA
- a CDS encoding glutathione peroxidase, with the protein MALVNKEGQKVPNVTFPTRQNGEWVNVTSDELFKGKTVILFALPGAFTPTCSSTHLPRYNELAPVFFKNGVDSIVCLSVNDTFVMNEWARDQEADNVILLPDGNGEFSEGMGMLVDKNNLGFGKRSWRYSMLVKDGVVEKMFIEPEVEGDPFEVSDADTMLHYINPNAAKPPVATIFTKIGCPFCAKAKAALEDAGIKYEEIMISNSGLTSRTLRAVANRDTVPQVFIEGQHIGGSDDLEVYLAKQKTA; encoded by the coding sequence ATGGCATTAGTCAACAAAGAAGGTCAGAAAGTTCCAAACGTAACCTTTCCTACGCGTCAGAACGGCGAATGGGTTAATGTGACTTCAGATGAGTTATTTAAGGGTAAAACGGTGATTTTGTTCGCACTTCCTGGTGCGTTTACTCCTACCTGTTCATCAACCCACTTACCACGTTACAATGAGTTAGCACCGGTTTTCTTTAAAAATGGTGTGGATAGTATTGTGTGCTTATCTGTTAACGATACCTTCGTTATGAACGAATGGGCCCGTGATCAAGAAGCTGATAACGTCATTTTGCTACCTGATGGCAATGGTGAGTTCTCTGAAGGCATGGGTATGTTGGTTGATAAAAACAACCTAGGCTTTGGTAAGCGTTCATGGCGCTACTCGATGTTAGTCAAAGATGGTGTTGTTGAAAAAATGTTCATCGAGCCAGAAGTAGAGGGCGATCCATTTGAAGTATCTGATGCCGATACAATGTTACATTACATCAACCCTAATGCGGCTAAGCCACCTGTTGCAACCATTTTCACCAAAATCGGTTGCCCATTCTGTGCTAAAGCTAAAGCGGCATTAGAAGATGCGGGCATCAAGTACGAAGAAATTATGATTAGCAACAGTGGTTTAACGTCTCGCACCTTGCGCGCTGTAGCAAATCGCGACACCGTACCGCAAGTATTTATCGAAGGCCAGCACATTGGTGGTTCCGATGATTTAGAAGTTTACTTGGCAAAACAAAAAACCGCATAA
- a CDS encoding competence/damage-inducible protein A produces MAGIGLVVIGDEILSGKRQDRHLANLSRLLKARGLGLSWVRFLGDNPYILREQLSQTLASGDQVFCCGGIGGTPDDRTRQCAAQAMSLPLMVHEEGRAILEQLFGEHTYPNRIKMVEFPEGAQLIPNAFNGVPGFYLQNHYFMPGFPQMAEPMMDWILSHPLAHLVGRHTIEQAIRLIDGSEADWIELMVELETHYPTARIFSLPHFDQQRRRSIEMGVEAEPALAEQIIQRFKDEADARQQAWVPLGSREQNP; encoded by the coding sequence ATGGCAGGCATTGGCTTGGTGGTCATTGGCGACGAAATTCTCTCGGGAAAACGTCAAGATCGACATTTAGCGAATTTGAGTCGCTTGTTAAAAGCGCGAGGATTGGGGTTAAGTTGGGTGCGTTTTTTGGGTGATAATCCATACATTTTGCGCGAGCAACTCAGTCAAACCTTGGCGTCAGGCGATCAGGTGTTTTGTTGTGGCGGTATTGGTGGCACACCCGATGACCGCACGCGTCAGTGTGCAGCTCAAGCGATGAGCTTGCCATTGATGGTTCATGAAGAAGGACGTGCCATCCTTGAGCAGCTGTTTGGTGAACACACCTATCCTAACCGTATCAAAATGGTCGAGTTTCCAGAGGGTGCGCAGCTGATTCCAAACGCCTTCAATGGTGTGCCAGGTTTTTATTTGCAGAATCATTATTTTATGCCGGGTTTTCCACAAATGGCTGAGCCAATGATGGATTGGATACTGAGTCATCCACTGGCACATTTAGTGGGTCGGCATACTATTGAACAGGCGATTCGCTTGATTGATGGCAGTGAAGCGGATTGGATTGAGTTAATGGTAGAGCTAGAAACACACTATCCGACAGCGCGTATTTTTAGTCTGCCCCATTTTGATCAACAACGCCGCCGTTCAATTGAAATGGGTGTTGAGGCTGAACCAGCCTTGGCTGAACAGATCATTCAGCGCTTTAAGGATGAGGCTGATGCCCGTCAGCAGGCCTGGGTGCCTTTGGGGTCTCGGGAGCAAAATCCGTGA
- a CDS encoding OmpA family protein yields MKLKLTGVAIASLLAMSMNAHSGDIHHNGSPAYVINSEGNIVRTTWGGCVRSIHWSKETAIAKCEGWEEQVADKGASVAPAPAPAPAPVAVSSAPEKIVGLFSFDRADLDSKDFERLERFAAFLNANPNERAVVHGHTCTIGTPAYNLALSERRANAAKAYLLNQGVPADRIETVAFGLTQPAASNDTEAGRIQNRRFELMLAE; encoded by the coding sequence ATGAAATTAAAATTAACCGGCGTTGCAATTGCAAGCTTATTAGCTATGAGCATGAACGCTCATTCAGGCGATATTCATCATAATGGCTCACCAGCCTATGTGATTAACTCAGAAGGTAACATTGTTCGTACCACTTGGGGTGGTTGCGTACGTAGTATCCACTGGTCTAAAGAAACGGCTATTGCTAAGTGTGAAGGCTGGGAAGAACAGGTTGCAGATAAGGGTGCATCAGTTGCACCAGCTCCTGCGCCAGCGCCAGCACCTGTAGCGGTATCTTCAGCGCCTGAAAAAATTGTTGGTTTGTTCAGTTTTGATCGTGCTGACCTAGATTCAAAAGATTTTGAGCGCTTAGAACGTTTTGCCGCATTTTTAAATGCTAACCCTAACGAGCGTGCAGTTGTTCATGGTCATACTTGCACTATTGGTACACCTGCTTACAACTTAGCTTTGTCTGAGCGTCGTGCTAATGCTGCAAAAGCATATTTATTAAATCAAGGCGTGCCTGCAGATCGTATTGAAACAGTTGCATTTGGTTTAACCCAACCAGCAGCGAGTAACGATACTGAAGCAGGCCGCATTCAAAACCGTCGTTTTGAATTAATGCTAGCTGAATAA
- a CDS encoding BaiN/RdsA family NAD(P)/FAD-dependent oxidoreductase, translating to MTQLHYDVVIIGAGAAGMVCAIQAGYRGLNVLLLDHAPKPGAKIRISGGGKCNFTNRRVEPKHFICANPHFVKSALARYQPEAFIEWVERHNIAYEERDNGQLFTLEGAGQIVAMLRTELDWAGVELQLNCDVVAVIKQHETWSISTSQGQLTSAKLVVATGGLSYPKLRASDFGMKLAKQYGLEVIPSRPGLVPLQMPARQRAWWSDLSGLSLEVAVTAQRGPRFEGAMLITHQGLSGPCILQVSNYWQPGEPISLNLLPDVKNVAEWLLDLKQNAQSLSGALKQHWPKRLVQAWQTKFEFDDHLANYTQLRLDQLGTSLTAWSIYPDDTAGYAKAEVSLGGVSTDEVSSKTFETHKVSGLYFIGEVLDVTGHLGGFNFQWAWASAHACAQDL from the coding sequence GTGACGCAGTTGCATTACGATGTGGTGATTATTGGTGCCGGCGCCGCAGGGATGGTGTGTGCAATTCAAGCGGGCTATCGAGGTTTAAACGTGCTATTGCTTGACCATGCGCCTAAGCCTGGTGCCAAGATTCGGATTTCAGGTGGCGGAAAATGCAATTTCACCAACCGACGCGTTGAACCGAAGCACTTTATTTGCGCTAATCCGCACTTTGTTAAATCAGCCTTAGCACGTTATCAACCTGAAGCATTTATTGAGTGGGTGGAACGACACAATATCGCCTATGAAGAGCGGGATAATGGCCAGCTGTTTACGCTGGAGGGTGCAGGCCAGATTGTGGCGATGTTGCGAACAGAGTTAGATTGGGCGGGTGTTGAATTACAACTAAATTGTGATGTCGTAGCGGTGATTAAACAGCATGAAACCTGGTCAATAAGTACGTCACAAGGGCAGTTAACCAGTGCCAAATTAGTGGTTGCAACGGGAGGTCTGTCATATCCAAAGCTACGCGCCAGTGATTTTGGGATGAAACTGGCTAAGCAATATGGTCTGGAGGTTATTCCTTCACGTCCTGGTTTAGTGCCGTTACAAATGCCAGCGCGCCAGCGGGCCTGGTGGTCAGACTTAAGCGGTCTGAGTTTAGAGGTGGCGGTAACAGCGCAACGCGGGCCAAGGTTTGAAGGGGCGATGTTGATTACTCATCAGGGTTTAAGCGGGCCCTGTATTTTACAGGTCTCAAACTACTGGCAGCCAGGTGAGCCCATAAGTCTTAACTTGTTGCCTGACGTTAAAAATGTCGCTGAGTGGTTATTAGATTTGAAGCAAAACGCACAAAGTCTTTCCGGTGCACTCAAACAGCATTGGCCAAAGCGTCTGGTGCAGGCCTGGCAAACCAAGTTTGAATTTGATGATCATTTGGCTAACTATACCCAGCTTCGACTTGATCAGCTGGGCACAAGCCTAACTGCTTGGTCAATTTATCCGGATGATACGGCTGGTTACGCGAAGGCTGAGGTCAGTTTGGGTGGTGTATCTACCGATGAAGTGTCTTCAAAAACTTTCGAAACGCATAAGGTCTCTGGTTTGTATTTTATTGGTGAAGTCTTGGATGTTACAGGTCATCTAGGAGGTTTTAATTTTCAATGGGCGTGGGCATCGGCTCATGCCTGTGCACAGGATTTGTAG
- a CDS encoding penicillin-binding protein activator LpoB, with protein MKQTGTWSPLTRAGLLLGVLALGLGIQGCAGTKVERVDAAEEIALTDQWNATDSRLVADSMIDDMLSFPWIERFQTETGQIRPVVIIQTIDNRSHQQIPVETFVNDLRRAGIRSGRVDFVAAADQRGEIREERTEQQQFSRPDTAKPFGEEIGADFALSGTITSIVDQLNNRRVTFYQTDLVLIDLKTNRQVWAGQNKIQKIQQRSRFGF; from the coding sequence ATGAAACAGACAGGAACATGGTCCCCCCTTACGCGAGCAGGTCTGTTGCTGGGTGTGTTAGCCCTGGGACTAGGCATTCAGGGTTGTGCTGGCACGAAGGTCGAACGCGTCGATGCTGCAGAAGAAATCGCCCTAACTGATCAATGGAATGCAACCGATTCTCGCTTGGTTGCGGATTCAATGATTGATGACATGCTGAGCTTTCCTTGGATTGAGCGTTTCCAAACTGAAACCGGTCAAATACGTCCGGTGGTGATTATTCAAACGATTGACAATCGCTCTCACCAACAAATTCCGGTAGAGACCTTCGTCAATGACTTACGTCGGGCCGGTATTCGTTCTGGTCGGGTTGATTTTGTCGCGGCGGCAGATCAGCGTGGTGAAATCCGTGAAGAGCGTACAGAGCAACAACAGTTCTCTCGTCCTGATACCGCCAAGCCGTTTGGTGAGGAAATTGGCGCTGATTTTGCTTTAAGCGGCACGATTACTTCGATTGTTGATCAGTTAAATAATCGTCGTGTGACTTTTTATCAAACGGACTTAGTGTTGATTGACCTCAAGACCAACCGTCAAGTTTGGGCCGGTCAAAACAAAATTCAGAAAATTCAACAACGTTCACGGTTTGGATTTTAA
- the gorA gene encoding glutathione-disulfide reductase, producing MKYDYDLIAIGGGSGGLSVVERAAEYGKKCAVVEAKKLGGTCVNIGCVPKKVMWFGAHIAEALRDAPDYGFDLDVKGFSWAKLVEQRETYIKNINTWFGGYMEKLGVDVLQGWGRFVDANTIEVDGKRYTAEVIVISPGGVPDIPQETEGAELGLTSDGFFALTTQPKKVAVIGSGYIAVELAGVFQALGTDVSLLSRKDLVLRGFDDMIRETLTDAMIESGIHKEYHFRVKKLERVADGTITVISEDGQCLTGFDEVVWAVGRRNLLEPLALENVGIEPTNRGTIEVDSCHHTGVANIYAIGDVTGQPQLTPVAIRAGRFLAERLYNGKPHLKLDLHAVPTVIFSHPPVGTVGLAEHDARKAYGHDNVKVYTSVFTPMRYAFTQHQIKTALKLVVYGPEERVVGIHIVGDGADEMLQGFAVAVQMNARKSDLDATIAIHPSSAEELVTMR from the coding sequence ATGAAATACGATTATGATTTGATTGCGATTGGTGGCGGTAGCGGCGGTTTGTCGGTAGTTGAACGCGCAGCTGAATACGGTAAAAAATGTGCGGTAGTTGAAGCTAAAAAACTGGGTGGCACTTGTGTCAATATCGGTTGTGTGCCTAAAAAAGTTATGTGGTTTGGTGCGCACATTGCGGAAGCGCTGCGTGATGCGCCTGATTATGGATTTGATCTTGATGTTAAAGGATTTTCGTGGGCCAAGTTAGTCGAGCAGCGTGAAACTTATATTAAAAATATCAACACCTGGTTTGGTGGCTACATGGAAAAACTGGGTGTCGATGTACTACAAGGCTGGGGTCGGTTTGTTGATGCCAATACCATTGAAGTTGATGGTAAACGTTATACAGCTGAGGTGATTGTGATTAGTCCTGGTGGTGTACCGGATATTCCACAAGAAACCGAAGGGGCGGAATTGGGCCTGACTTCAGATGGTTTTTTTGCGTTAACCACACAGCCTAAAAAAGTCGCGGTTATTGGCAGTGGCTATATTGCGGTTGAATTGGCTGGTGTATTTCAAGCCTTAGGTACAGATGTCAGTTTATTGAGTCGTAAAGACTTGGTGCTGCGCGGTTTTGATGACATGATTCGTGAAACCCTAACAGACGCGATGATTGAAAGCGGTATCCACAAGGAATACCATTTCCGAGTTAAAAAACTAGAACGTGTCGCTGATGGTACGATTACCGTGATCAGTGAGGATGGCCAATGTCTGACTGGTTTTGACGAGGTGGTCTGGGCAGTGGGTCGCCGTAATTTGCTTGAGCCTTTGGCGCTTGAAAATGTCGGCATTGAACCAACTAATCGCGGCACCATTGAGGTGGATTCTTGCCACCATACAGGTGTGGCGAATATCTATGCCATCGGTGATGTAACCGGTCAACCCCAATTGACCCCAGTGGCGATCCGAGCTGGACGTTTCTTGGCCGAGCGTTTATACAATGGTAAGCCTCATTTAAAGCTAGATCTACATGCGGTGCCAACGGTCATTTTCTCGCACCCTCCGGTTGGTACGGTGGGCTTAGCGGAGCATGACGCGCGTAAAGCCTATGGTCATGATAATGTAAAAGTTTATACCTCGGTATTTACCCCAATGCGTTATGCCTTTACGCAACACCAAATCAAAACCGCTTTAAAGCTGGTGGTATATGGGCCTGAGGAGCGAGTGGTCGGCATTCATATTGTGGGTGATGGTGCTGATGAAATGTTGCAAGGTTTTGCGGTTGCCGTGCAAATGAACGCGCGTAAATCAGATTTAGATGCAACGATCGCGATTCATCCGAGCTCAGCAGAAGAGCTGGTGACGATGCGTTAA
- a CDS encoding 3-deoxy-D-manno-octulosonic acid transferase produces the protein MWRYQLLIRLIAPLLLIWLAWEAVKRQGGWRFIFQRLGFDYRFTSRPAQPIWIHCASVGEVRLVTPLIQAEPEQAWLITCNTPTGMRAAQSISHPLLQLAYLPLDYPSAIQRFLAQAQPQALWVVETELWPNLYQTAKKAGLTIHLINGRLSAKSLRAPAWLKQAYQACFNACDIIMVRHPTDKEDFINLGAGADKIQVVGNLKLSNLQQPRHQPTPTSADYVVMASTHQGEDIALIEHWLALGRTELLVVAPRHPHHAQRLFKTLQQHGAMVCLADALPATPPPGLVCIEHRFGQLLVWFEHAKIVVMGGSFVTKGGHNFLEAAAYGRCILTGPDNRDFAPEATLFEQEGGLIICPNYEKLQQRLNQLLTNATLRERYGTRAAQLIAQQPDVLTAYRLALGR, from the coding sequence ATGTGGCGCTACCAACTGCTTATTCGCTTAATCGCACCGCTGCTACTCATTTGGCTAGCTTGGGAGGCGGTTAAGCGACAAGGGGGCTGGCGCTTTATTTTTCAGCGGTTAGGCTTTGACTACCGCTTCACCAGCAGGCCTGCTCAACCTATTTGGATTCACTGTGCCTCAGTGGGCGAGGTTCGTCTAGTCACGCCATTAATCCAAGCTGAACCTGAGCAGGCCTGGCTTATCACCTGCAATACCCCTACCGGAATGCGTGCTGCGCAGTCGATTAGCCATCCACTGCTTCAACTCGCTTATTTACCCCTCGACTATCCCAGTGCTATTCAGCGCTTTTTAGCTCAAGCGCAACCGCAAGCGCTGTGGGTAGTAGAAACGGAACTTTGGCCTAATTTATATCAAACCGCCAAAAAAGCAGGCCTGACCATTCATTTAATTAACGGTCGCCTTTCAGCCAAAAGCCTGCGAGCACCAGCCTGGCTCAAACAGGCTTACCAGGCCTGCTTTAATGCCTGCGATATCATCATGGTACGTCACCCTACTGATAAAGAAGATTTTATCAACCTAGGTGCTGGCGCTGACAAAATACAGGTAGTGGGTAATCTAAAACTCAGTAACCTTCAACAGCCTCGACATCAACCGACACCGACTAGTGCAGACTACGTCGTTATGGCCTCAACGCATCAAGGTGAGGATATCGCCTTGATTGAACATTGGTTAGCCTTGGGTCGCACCGAATTATTGGTTGTGGCACCCCGCCATCCACATCACGCGCAACGCTTGTTTAAAACCCTGCAGCAACACGGTGCTATGGTCTGTTTGGCTGACGCACTCCCCGCAACACCGCCACCAGGCCTGGTGTGTATTGAGCATCGATTTGGTCAGCTATTAGTTTGGTTTGAACATGCCAAAATCGTCGTTATGGGAGGATCTTTTGTAACGAAAGGAGGGCATAACTTTTTAGAGGCCGCTGCGTACGGACGATGCATTCTAACCGGCCCTGATAATCGTGACTTTGCGCCTGAAGCGACCTTGTTTGAACAGGAAGGTGGGCTGATTATTTGCCCTAATTATGAAAAACTGCAACAGCGACTTAATCAGCTACTGACTAACGCTACGTTGCGCGAGCGTTATGGCACTCGCGCAGCCCAACTTATTGCGCAACAACCGGATGTGTTAACGGCCTACCGACTTGCGCTAGGCCGTTAA